TATAACACTTTATTTGTGTGCATGCAGGGGTGTGCATAGGACCGACATGACACCGTCATAATTATGAAATGACACCCGTCATTAACATGAACATTGTCATTAAGCGTCATTCGGTAAATGGtgacacttttaatgcaaagttagcaTTGTTCAAGATGCAAATAGCAACTACTTAATgtcattttaatgtaatgttaacacataaagctaaatagtttattaatatttataatttGGCCTGCCGTGACATATTCATGACAGGTTACGTTTtctaggttaatgtcaagttgtcataacaaaGAGATCGACAAGTTATTCTGTCTtgcttaatgtcaagttgtcatgacacaGATTGTTGTCTtcgttaatgtcaagttgtaataacaaaaacatcTCGAACAATGCTAACTTTGCCAAAAATACTtcttcatgttcatgacaggtCTTATGCACacaccttcaaataaagtgaacTGTAAACTTTAACATGTATATATTGTTGTACATATACCGTAACTCATGTAAGGATTTGGTTGTTCAATGAAGTAAAGTAGCTGGCAGACCTGACTAACACCAGCAGCTTTTCAAACACAGACGCACAGCAAGCTCATTATCTAGTTGTTTCCACAAGGCGAAGGCTTCTGCGCCAGCAGCTACCAACTCTCACACATTTAATGTGTTAGGCTCTGTAACACACTCTTGCTCTGCGCCCTGCTCTCAGTATTAGGCATGttgaaatacagttatgaacatAAAGAATTCAATATGCAATATAATTAGTTAAATAAATCATGATGCACTGAACTGATTGTGGTACGCTCGTTTTGTATGGTTTGTACTCCATAGAATGTTTCCTCAGGAAACGCTGCAGCAAGCCAGCTAACTATGAGCCACAAGGGACACTGTTTGAAAAGGACCCCCAAGAAAAAATACTCATGTATGTTTAATGAAAGTGGTTCACAGATGAGAAATATGGGTTTGGAAAGTTGATAATTTCATAGCTGAATGCACCTTTTGTCAGCCTTCCTTTCCATGCAAAATTGGGGTGAGGCTTCCACTGGCCATGTCAAACTGCCAGTCAGAAACACAAGGAGCCATAAGTCGAAAtcatgtaataatatataataaaaataattgtgtaAGTCAGCGATCTTCAACTGGCGGCCCGCAGGccaatttggacaaattcttgtaaacttagctgctggctaattaAACCATCCTCGTCGTTGGAGTGGTAAATCCATcaatgtattataagaccaaaacaaatccgtatggctacttaatatgcacgtaaATGAGATCATCGTCATGTtcgtgttcttcattcttgatgatgatgctcGTTGTATTCTTTTGCAACGCTGTTAATCGTTACTGAAAGTCGGCAAAATGAATGCGTAGCCTACTTATCGGTCCGTTCTTCATTAAAGCTGCggttttccacgtcaacttttcgcttcaggctctttgacagtgacatttttacctgacaacaggcctttctttcatcaagcattttccaccaatcaggacactgCATACTACAACAACATTTCCGTTATcaaagactttaaccatcactcctcagtgaactgacTCCTACTCTGAGataattttctagttaagtagcctagttatcattatggattttccatgttttttttagtgtttttagGAGTCTGTTCACactaataaatgtaaaaaatatagcattaatttagtaagaaagtgaaaatatcaaacaacgacaggcgtattaggtatatataaatttaatttttttatttgaaagtccctgagtaagtagtaaaacaatacaaacagggCAAAAATTGCGTTCAAAAGTTCAAAAACATCTTGAGCCCCCCCTTTCTTGCCTCACTGCGGTTTGGTCCACTGCGTGCTATACACACAAGTAGTTGacaaggctattttattcactttaaacattggATGAAGTGATTCTTTTCTCTCATACAGATTTAACtgtgatattttaattaattataaagtagctagtcatgacaaaaaattcagattttttcCATGAATTCTCTATGTTAGCAATTATAATGTTACCTAGCTTGTTTGGTAGCTTATTTAATAGCTTGAAGgatagttagttagctaacttgctaattccacccaacATGCTTtcactggttacagaaaatgagccggCTGGCTAGTTATCAAGTTCTTCATTGccataaaagtgtttttttctccctgCTGCTACTCCGGTTGATCGTGTAAAAGCTTGGAATGGCTCTCTCATGGGATGCTGCGGTAGTGCTTTTCGACTCCAGTCCCTGGACAGGTTATTAGAGCAGCAGTGCATAATTGCAGCCTGGTTGGTGTTTGAAACATCCACTCCATCATGCTCCACCAATTTTGCTTGTGCTGTGTATTAATGacttaaaaagagaaaaactgtgaaaaaaaactacaaaatgttTGGTCTGAGCTTTTCATAAGGAAACAGACATTGTACATGTGCATTTTATAGATGTTGAGCAAGTAAACTAATAAACAGATTGAACAAGTCCATTGAACAGGTTCAATCTGTTTATTGTTATAGTTCATGCAGTTTGGCAAAACATATATTTATCAGGttcatttatgttttttgaCGAAGTATTTAGCCaccttctatctatctatctatctatctatctatctatctatctatctatctatctatctatctatctatctatctatctatctatctatctacctatctatatacagtacaggccaaaggtttggacacaccttctcattcaatgtgtttctttattttcatgactatttacattgtagattctcactgaaggcatcaaaactatgaatgaacacatatggaattatgtacttaacaaaaagtgtgaaataactgaaaacatgtcttatattttagattcttcaaagtagccaccctttgctttttttgataactctgcaaacccttggtattctctcaatgagcttcatgaggtagtcacctgaaatggttttcacttcacaggtgtgctttgtcagggttaattagtggaattttttcccttattaataaaaaagcaaagggtggctactttgaaaaatcacacttttttcatttgttaagtacataattccatatgtgttcattcatagttttgatgccttcagtgagaatctacaatgtaaatagtcatgaaaataaaaataaaatgcattgaatgagaaggtgtgtccaaacttttggcctgtactgtatattaatatatatatatatgttaatggTAGGGTGGGTCCACCTCTCACACCCATCTCACTTTCTGAGCATGACGTCAGGAGGGCTTTGAAGCATCTAAACACCAGAGCACCCCAGACTGGGTGCTGACCAACTAGCAACTGTATTCACAATAATATTCAAAATGTCGACTGGCTCAGTCTGTCATACCCATGTGCTTCAAGAAGTCAACCATAATTCCTGTGCCCAAGAAAACAAGACCAGCCTCCTGAATGACTACCGCACAGTGGCACTCACCTCTGTAGTGATAAAATGCTTTGAACGACTGGTCAGGGATTACATTTGCTCTCTTCATTACCAAGCACAGTGGACCCATTACAGTTTGCTATGGCGTCTACCATCCAAACCGATCAACGGAAGACGCCATTGCACACATCCTCCACACTAGCTTTCTCacctggaaaagaaaagaagctgTGTGAGATTGCTGTTCATTGACGACGAGTTCAGCGTTAAACACCATAGTTCCCTCCAGGCTCATCACAAAGCTCAAGAACATGGGATTAAACACCTCACTGTGCATATGGATCCTTGACTTCATGACAGCCAGACCACAGGTGGTGAGGGTGGGCGGACAGCGCTCTTTCACCCTCATCCTTAACACTGGAGCACCCCAGGGCTGTGTTTTAAGTCAcagtggattttttttgtagGGCAGGGATCAATATTTGAGGTGCTTAAAGTGCTGCCTGTTGAAGAATGCTCTTTGAAATATTATGAATGCAAGATAACCTCCACTATTTCATTTTTCTATTGTCAAAGTGCTGTTGGCTTTAATTGAGTGTACCTGCGCTGTAAATCCTGCGTTGTTGAGATACACGTGAATTTATTTCTAGTTATGCTGTTGACTGGTGTGCTCCTGTGCTGTGAATCAGATCACCTTAACACTAAGGCCTTGGGATCAGTCACTAGACTGGCTAGTGAGGCAAAACTTGTAATAGTTAATGATGTCTGTTGGCATACTTGAAGTCTTTGCCTAAAGATACAAGAGTTTAGTGGATTGAAAAATTGTGAATCGCATCTCCTGCTGGTCTGCTGTCTAAATAAAGAATAACTTCTAGAAAAATGACAGGAGTGAACTACATTTCATAGCAATATGTCTTATTTGTTATTGAATGCTCACTACTGGTGAATGTGATGCTTTCATGATCACTTTTTCATGATGTACTAATGTCTTGGACTGTATTGTATGCAGTGCAGGAGATATATTGCCCACTATTGCCCCTATTGCCCACTGATGAATGACTCAGACTGCTCAACGAGGAgaggttttattattttttcaaacaAGAATCATTTACATTACTAATATGTGGTCAGTTTATCCAGATAATGCCTGTTTGGAAATTTGCTGTAACGTTCTTCGAAGATGTGATACAGTCATGTGATAAAGTAACATGCTTGCTTGGGCATAACCAAAGATGCTCtataacatttttaaaccatCTCTGAGCATACTTCAGTGTGAACAGTCTGTTAGTAAAAGCATACTTTatccaggctgttctcatgaaccagcTGTGTCTGTACTACAATCCTGACATTTTCACTTCACATTTAGGATTAGGAAAACAATTGATGTGCTTTTTGGCTTGTAAAAAGACAGCCAGTGTTCTGTAGTCCCCTGTCGGGTTGTTATGAGCTGTGGTGAGAGGAGCAGATAATGATTTCACATGAAATAACCCTGGGCTGAGGGTCAACATTTAATGGTTTATGGTTGTGATGCATGTGAACCTTTTTAATGTTGattttctctctgctgtgtgtttgtacagGATGAGGgctgcgctgctgctgctgctgttagttACTCTCATCACTGTCAAAACTGTAGCTGGAGGGAAAAACAAGAAAGGCaagattctctctctctccctccatttcattcctgctttctctctttctgtatttTGATTGTTACAATACATCATATATTTCTTTAATCCAAATGTATTGCAAATATTGATTGTTGAAGCCTAAATCTCACTTCTTTACAGAGTCAATATAATGTTAACAGTCAATATCACCtcaatttatttctgtatttcttttgCATTATGAGGAAACATTACAAAGCCTATTTATAATTCATTTAATTTGAGTGGAGTGCTGTCCTTTAAATTAATTTGGGATTTACAGCTATTCACAGTGGAGCTGAGGGCATcgattacatatatatatacatatatatatatatatacactactggtcaaaagttttagaacaccccaatttttccaggtttttattgaaatgcatgcagttcaatgtcttattgtactctgaaatgaaagaatagaacaaatgaacaatttaagttaaaaaagaaacttaaatcatttataaaccaaaatgtattctaaatttttgactcatcaaagtagctgAACACACtggtggcattctttctacaatggaaatcaaatattcttcagaaagttcttcccaagtctgttgcagaagttcccataaatgtgtggcacttgtaggttgctttgctttcacttttctgtccagttcatcccaaaccagctcaatggggtttaagtctggtgactgtgctggccactccatgtttttaagcttaccatcttgttcttttttcctaaggttgttctggcatagcttggacttatgttttgggtcattatcttgctgtaggatgaaaccctgaccaactaggcgcataccagagggtactgcatggcgctgccattcactctgtacaaatcaccgaccctggatccagcaaaacagccccagaccatcatgcttcctcctccatgtttgacagttgatgtcacacactgaggaaccatcctttttCCTACtcaacggcgtacaaaaatcctgcgtgatgaaccgaagatttcaaattttgattcatcagtccatagcaccttcttccagtcttcagtagtccattgacaatgtttcttggcccaggcaagcctctttttcttattctgacgtcttaccaatggctttcttgctgcaactcgacctatcaaacctgcagctcgaagtcttctctttacagttgaaactgagacttgcttattacgagagaatgccaagagtgtgcaaagcagtaatcagagcaaatgGTGgatactttgaagaaactaggatataagacatgttttcagttatttcacacttttttgttaagtacataattccacatgtgttcattcatagttttgatgccttcagtgagaatctacaatgtaaatagtcatgaaaataaaggaaatgcattgaaagACATATataacttttgaccagtagtgtatatatatatatacactactgtaTACTACacaacttttgaccagtagtgtatatatatatatatatatatatatatatatatatatatatatacactactggtcaaaagttatATATGTctttcaatgcatttcctttattttcatgactatttacattgtagattctcactgaaggcatcaaaactatgaatgaacacatgtggaattatgtacttaacaaaaaagtgtgaaataactgaaaacatgtcttatatcctagtttcttcaaagtatcCACcatttgctctgattactgctttgcacactcttggcattctcttgatgagcttcaagaggtaatggaaatggttttccaacagtcttgaaggagttcccagagatgcttagcacttgttggcccttttgccttcactctgcggtccagctcaccccaaaccatctcaattgggttcaggtccggtgactgtggaggccagttcatctggtgcagcactccatcactctccttcttggtcaaatagcccttacacatcCTAGAgttgtgtttggggtcattgtcctgttgaaaaataaatgatggtccaactaaacgcaaactggatgggatggcatgtcgctgcaggatgctgtggtagccatgctggttcagtatgccttcaatgttgaataaatccccaacagtgtcaccagcaaagcacccccacaccatcacacctcctcctccatgcttcacggtgggaaccaggcatgtagaatccatccattcaccttttctgcatcgcacaaagacacggtggttggaaccaaagatctcaaatttggactcatcagaccaaagcacagatttccactggtctaatgtcccttccttgtgtttcttggcccaaacaaatctcttttgcttgttgcctctccttagcagtggtttcctagcagctacttgaccatgaaggcctgattcgcgcagtctcctcttaacagttgttctagagatgtgtctgtgtggcattcatctggtctctcatctgagctgctgttaacttgcgatttctgaggctggtgactcgtatgaatttatcctcagcagcagaggtgactcttggtcttcctttcctggggcagtcctcatgtgagccagtttcgttgtagcggtTGATGATTtctgcgactgcacttggggacacattcaaagtttttgcaattttccggactgactgaccttcatttgttaaagtaatgatggccactcgtttctctttacttaggtgattggttcttgccataatatgaattctaacagttgtccaatagggctgtcggctgtgtatcaacctgacttctgcacaacacaactgatggtcccaaccctattaataagggaaaaaattccactaattaaccgtgacaaagcacacctgtgaagtgaaaaccatttcaggtgactacctcatgaagctcattgagagaacaccaagggtttgcagcgctatcaaaaaaagcaaagggtggctactttgaggaatctaaaatataagacatgtatttcacacttttttgttaagtacataattccatatgtgttcattcatagttttgatgccttcagtgagaatctacaatgaaaataaagaaaacgcattgaatgagaaggtgtgtccaaacttttggcctgtactgtatatatatatactgccaCCTAATAGGTTTGTTGTTAGAAAATTccatcagtcccaaaacgtatgaaaaaaatgcaaagatGTGGTATGTTTCAAAATGTGCAAAAAGGGCCTCTTTTTTCAAGATTTAGTATGCCAAACTGGTTTTGTATTCAACTTTTGCCACCTAAATGTGAATAAGGCCCCTGTTAAAAGCAGCTTCAAGTTATACCAATAATGCTAGCCCCGGTTGCAAGAGGATGCCCAAACAGCAGAGTTAGTGGGGTAATGATGTGGTGTCGAGGATTTCTAACTGCTCAGACTTTCCGCTATGCTCTTGCTGAGCTGCTATTAAGCTCTAGGATTGGTTTACTTCTGCCCTAAAAACGTCTAAGCAATGCACCAtgttttaaaggaatatttcaacatttggaaaatacacttatttgctttctttttgAGTGTGACATAAGAAGATGAATACAATCCCTGTGTGTTAAGTATAGAGTTGTAATAACAACGACTGGAATCcaagggaaacagctagcctagctctcTTTGAAGTTCAAAAATACATCCCCCAACACCTCTAAAGCTTACTAATTGCTGTTTTTTAATTCAGACTGTTGTCTATGAAAAGTTAAAAGGGACTAAAAGTCTAAATAAATCAAGCTTTTTTGTCTTATGCAATATTTTCTAATTTTATGTGACAATGGGCACAGTGAAGGTTGatgcatactttttttttaaaatacttttacagCACCAGCCAATGACTCCTCACATATGTATtgacaaatatattaaaataaatgatgacTCATATGGACGCAATATCCAGTGGCCAATCACCAGCAGACTGGTTAAAGCTCAAGCTGATCACCAGTAGCACTGTCATTTAATTTGTGGATTACATGTTGAAATAATGTGGAAACTATGCATGTCTGAAATaaccagtaaataaataaatctttattCTATCCTCAGAGAAAAACAAACCTTCCCAGTCCGGGTCAGAATGCACTGACTGGCGCTATGGCAACTGTGTCCCTAGCAACGGGGACTGTGGAGCAGGGTTTAGAGAGGGTTCATGTGACCAGCAGAACAAGAAGATGAAATGCAAAGTACCTTgcaactggaaaaaaaactttggaggtaacacacacattggacctttaaagttagAGATTTGATGGATGGATACATTGCAGGTGAAATTAGGGAAGGTAAATTGCATGTAAATACCTTGTACCTTGTATTGACTGAATGATTCCGTAGTATGTGAATACAGTGCTACCTTTGTGTAGCTACAATGATACAATTTGTGTTGACAGTGTGTCAGTGAAGATTCACCTCTAATTGAATCAGCCACGCATGTTTATGACATACTTTGTGGTGAGTTGCCTCAAGATTGTAATTAAGTATTTTTTAACCACCATGCTCAGCAATCCAGTCTGACGGCAGTTTGCGAAACGATGATTATTGTATTGATCTGTGTACACAAGTCCCATTTTTTTGTGATagtcagcacgttttttaaactaatataGGCCAAAAAATGCTCTTCTTTGTAAATACTTCATTTTTTCATATAGTAGGCCTACAGTCAAAATACGCAAAATGCTAATATTGGCAAACAAGCAATAagctgtatttctaaacactcgTCTGTGACAATGTGTGGCCTATATTTTTTTTCGGATTGGGTAAACGTTATTACGGtacataacttactggaacaaaactaaGAAACTTGTCCCATAACCATAGGACAAGTTTGTTAGTTCAGTGGTTAAAtattaattaaagctgcgagcagcgatggacgggcccctCTGTGCGCgtgggttaccggcggacgccgctccttgcaactgtgcatttgcgcggcactcaggcaccgcaaatcgtcaacaatgaaaagggaactccctgccgagttcagcgatacctcacacaagactctacatcatacggttcattaactgtgaaaaggggcgtggctaaagcatggggggcgggtcaaaccatcaccaattaaaaaggaagtctctgctgagttcaatgatacctcacacaatactctaccttagatgggtcagcatgtatgaaagggggcgtggcttgaacatagggggggccaaaccatcaccaatgaagaatgaagtctctgctgagttcaatgatacctcacacaagggtttacatcaatcgggtcattagttataaagggggcgtggctaaatgttagggggcgggccaaaccatcaccaatgaagaattaagtctctgctgagttcaatgacacctcacacaagactctacgttaaatggttcaaatgttatgaaagggggcgtggcctgagtgagtgggcgtggtcatattatagggggcggctcagtatgacatgtagaccacacattatgagtttcatgtaaatcggatgatgtttgtgatataaggcagatttcctgttgccagcggggtgctatgaccaaaagtaaaTTTAGGCCTGTAAGTGTCCtgaggcctggacccttgtcaatcgtgagaaatttcgggcagataagacaatgtacactcaagttacaacaacttctttgttcatcactaaacactcaaaatagccgccacgcccacactgtctgacgaaaagtttttcttttaacaacttttcatctttaaggtcttAAGATGGTGTCGGTAcacaatccgttctgcctgcacgatccgttctgcacatgcgcaaaatgtctgtgcatgcgctgttgtacgaggatttacgacactgcacaatctgttccacgcttctggtcgacagccaagctaacgttagtttagctaacagctaattcggctaac
The genomic region above belongs to Perca fluviatilis chromosome 24, GENO_Pfluv_1.0, whole genome shotgun sequence and contains:
- the LOC120554715 gene encoding midkine-B-like, with translation MRAALLLLLLVTLITVKTVAGGKNKKEKNKPSQSGSECTDWRYGNCVPSNGDCGAGFREGSCDQQNKKMKCKVPCNWKKNFGADCKYRFGSWGECDPTSGSRTRTGTLKKALFNAECQPTVSASKPCAGETKTKTKGKKRKGKGN